The sequence below is a genomic window from Nitrososphaerota archaeon.
AGGATCAATTAAGACGATGCTACCAACAAAATCAGATTTTAGAGACTCTATCATACGTGCAAAGAGTTTGCTGCTTGGTACAAAACAGTATCCTCGCATCAACAAATATGACATATTTATGAAGAATTTCCATCTTTTTCTTCCTATAGCATCTATAGTTCTAGCCTTTACTGGCGCTTACATGTTGCTTTACGCACAGTGGTGGAACATACCACTTGAACTCCATTTCCAGACAGAGCCTTCTTTCAAACCTACATTATGGCACGACATATTCGGCTTTCTGCTAATCGCGCTAGTTATTGGTCATAGTTATTTCTCGCTCCTGCCAGTAAACAAGCCTATATTCATAGCGATGCTGAGAGGAACGATAACTGCGGAGGAAATTGCAAAAAGATACCGCCCCGAAGGTTTCCAGAGGAAGTCAGAAAATTGATCGCAAAGACCTTAGGTTTCTTTCTTATGGCAATACTAGTATTACCATCTGTAGAAGCTCGCGCTGATTTGTTTGTCGGTTTGGAGGACCATGCTCAAGAGGCTCATGGAGGCGTGTACATTCCAACAAGCTATACGGAGACTTGAAACTTACTCTATTGTGATCACCAATGATAAGAATGTTTCAACAACACAAATTCAGGTAATCCTCCCTTCGGGGATGCAGTTAGGTTCTGCAGAACGCCGTGGTTGGAACCTTGTTGTACTCTATCCTCCCTCCGTACCTACTCCTGTATTGATATGGAATGGTAGCAGCATCAAAAGCGAAAATAGTGAGCAGTTCGTTTTTAGTGTTAGAAACCCTACAGATGTGTTCGTATATTATTTTGTGATTGTACAATCTTATGAGGGAGGAGAGAGCGATGTTTCACGACCATGGGTGCAAATAGTTAACCCAACTAATATAGCGGGTATAGAATTCTCTGCTATTGCCGGGTTTGTTATTGTTGTCGTGCTGGTTCTCCCCTTTGTAGAAAGGGTTGCAGGAAGGGTTGTGAAGAAGAATGTACCACCTTAGCGGCTGATAAGCTGACAAGATAGAATGTTATCTGAACCGTGCCCACAATTCACCTAAACTATTACTATAATACACTACTCCAACATTGTCCACTGCATAAATATAATTCGAATCAGCGATATCAAAGGTTAAAGCTAAGCCAGTCACGCCTTCAAGTCCCTTTCTCACATTTTTCCATTGAGACCCTCCATCATCGCTTCTGTAGAATCCATCGCTTGTACTCGCAAAAATTATATTAGGATTGGATGGATTAACAGCTAAGGAGAATATCGTTTTCTCGTCGAACAAGTTAGAAACTTTATTCCAACCACAAAAGCAATCCGCGCTTCTATATAGACCGCCAGATGTTCCTGCGTATAGGTAAATTCCACCCATTCCTATTGGTATATTAACAGACGCAAGTGCGAGCACGTTGGAATTAGGAGGACCATCATTTATTCTCTCCCAACTTGCTCCAGCGTTCTTATTTCTGAATAAACCATGATCAACTACCCAAATGTACAAAATGTTTGGATCATTACCTGCAATTGCTATAGCATGAACATCACTGCTGGTCAGACCTTGTTTGATAACTCCCCAAGCACTACCACCGTCAATACTCTTGACAACAAACATTCCATGACCTACTGCATATAGAACTTTAGAATTTTTTACAGCAGCAGGTGCGATTGCCATAAAATCTCTGCTGGGAACCTCGTTTCCTAACTTTACGGTAGTCCAAATGTTGCCTTTGTCAGTGCTTCTGAAAAGTGCCTCATGAGTACCAAGTAGCATAAGGTTAGTTGTTCTGTCAACGTATAAAGAATGTATGTGACCGATTATTTGCGATTCAGGTTCGAAGCGCGGAATTGCGATTTGTGGTTGTGACGGAAAGTAGTATAAGATCATGATTATTGCAGAAAATATACCTACTATGGCAATTGCCATAGTAAGATTTCGACGAACACGGCGCTTCATTACTTACTGAAGCCCCACTTTGGATGTCCATACGCATGAGGATTCTTGTCAAATGTTGCTTTGCAAGTAGCAGAGCAGAAGTAAAATGTGTGTCCGTCGTGTACTGAAGTAAACTTTGTTCTTTTAGAATCGACCATCATGCCACAGACAGGGTCTTTCTCCATTTTGCTTCACCACTATGCACTGGTTACGGGTTTCCACGTTATAGTGAGTATGCCCCCTACAAAGCCCAGCACCGCTCCAACAAAGAAACCTCCCAAGCCCAAGAGGCTGATTACAGAAAAGACTAGTATTATTATTCCCCAAGTTTGAGCCTGACTAGGCTGACTGTATAGCATAACTGAACCTATCAATATGATTACGCCTGAAATCGTGCCCAAGATCGTCATCGTTGAAAGGAAGCCCCCAAAACCCATGCCGCCCATCATACCCTGCCAGCCCCCCCATCATTCCGTCCATCATCCCACCCATCATGCCTCCACCCATACCACCAGACATTTGCATTCCTGACGAGGCCCACATCATGCCCGTTCCTCCTCCAAATATTATTAGCACTCCAGCAATTAGGCTCAACACAAAAGGCGCAGTCGGTTTTTCAATCACACTCATAGCAT
It includes:
- a CDS encoding cytochrome b/b6 domain-containing protein, translating into MPHGAPELVAYGIIVVFGLGLIFHWFRRSGRHPIPTEPTMQQLTGNFVMFDKVQRAFHWATTACFILLIVTGLPLYDPSAFVPLAATIGIPLHGSFNTYVMLHVIASVALALLLSVHIVWNVGKLGSIKTMLPTKSDFRDSIIRAKSLLLGTKQYPRINKYDIFMKNFHLFLPIASIVLAFTGAYMLLYAQWWNIPLELHFQTEPSFKPTLWHDIFGFLLIALVIGHSYFSLLPVNKPIFIAMLRGTITAEEIAKRYRPEGFQRKSEN
- a CDS encoding YHS domain-containing protein; this translates as MEKDPVCGMMVDSKRTKFTSVHDGHTFYFCSATCKATFDKNPHAYGHPKWGFSK